The Cardiocondyla obscurior isolate alpha-2009 linkage group LG22, Cobs3.1, whole genome shotgun sequence genome includes a region encoding these proteins:
- the Mora gene encoding cysteine and histidine-rich domain-containing protein morgana produces MSQETGLLLCYHRGCGKKFDPHNNKDDDCIYHPGQPVFHDAYKGWSCCSKKCTDFTEFLNIKGCTKSKHSNEKPLEPEKPPVDRHIDEKVIQVNLKPLNNESTLKRPSFDMPQLTLSPTISPALLEEANALTAVEKDKPLDNVVQIGQTCQNNSCQKTYTGAASNQEVCTYHPGAPIFHEGLKFWACCCKRTTEFSTFLNQPGCTQGKHIWLPKNEKKAQCRMDWHQTGSHIVVSVFAKKYLPSQSFVKLNPIHLTVQLFFLKEDSRYNLDIELSKIVDVEQSSVHMLPTKVEIKLKKAEPGSWSKLDVPIEIKSKDSESNEKVMNLNSQIEAVDLSDL; encoded by the exons ATGTCACAGGAAACCGGTTTATTACTTTGCTATCACCGTGGCTGCGGGAAAAAGTTTGACCCGCACAACAACAAGGACG atgaTTGCATATATCATCCAGGACAGCCAGTGTTTCATGATGCTTACAAGGGCTGGTCTTGCTGCAGCAAGAAATGTACTGATTTTACTGAGTTTCTGAATATCAAGGGATGCACAAAGTCAAAGCATTCAAATGAGAAGCCATTGGAGCCAGAAAAGCCCCCAGTAGACAGACACATAGATGAAAAAGTTATACAAGTCAACCTGAAACCTCTGAATAATGAAAGTACACTGAAGAGGCCATCCTTTGATATGCCACAGCTTACATTGTCTCCAACAATTTCTCCTGCTCTGCTTGAAGAAGCAAATGCACTAACAGCTGTGGAGAAAGACAAGCCACTAGACAATGTAGTACAGATAGGGCAAACATGTCAAAATAATTCCTGCCAAAAAACTTACACAGGAGCTGCTTCTAACCAAGAGGTGTGCACTTATCACCCAGGCGCACCTATCTTTCACGAAGGATTGAAGTTTTGGGCTTGCTGCTGCAAAAGAACAACCGAGTTTTCCACGTTTTTAAACCAGCCAGGATGTACTCAGGGCAAACACATTTGGCTTCCTAAG aatgaAAAGAAGGCTCAATGTAGAATGGACTGGCATCAAACTGGATCGCACATAGTTGTTTCtgtatttgcaaaaaaataccTGCCCAGTCAgtcttttgtaaaattaaatcccATCCATTTAACTGTACAGttgttctttttaaaagaagaTTCGAGATATAATCTTGATATAGAATTAAGTAAg attgtCGATGTTGAACAAAGTAGTGTACATATGCTGCCAACCAAAGTAGAAATTAAGTTGAAGAAAGCTGAGCCTGGCTCTTGGTCAAAGTTGGATGTTCCcatagaaataaaatcaaaagaCTCTGAAAGTAATGAGAAAGTCATGAATCTTAACTCACAAATCGAAGCGGTGGATCTCAGTGATCTTTAA
- the LOC139111069 gene encoding DNA topoisomerase 3-alpha-like isoform X1, whose protein sequence is MALLILHKALNYTIYCGLKSVKSKAPAGAFYLLRQYSKNVMKVLNVAEKPDAAKTIAGYLSNGTSRRREGLSKYNKIFEFEMELWGQRCSMVMTSVSGHLLGYDFSGAYKQWQSCHPLSLFDAPVSKQCLEENHIKIKNTLQREVRTCNVLIIWTDCDREGENIGFEIIDVCRSFKSSIRIYRAKFSEITKQSIQRAVQSLQHPDKAMSDAVDVRSELDLRIGAAFTRFQTLRLQKVFPNTLGDMLISYGSCQFPTLGFVVERFLAIERFKSEPYWKLKVIDDRDGMSVEFRWARVRLFEKMPCQIFLDMCLEQPEATVEKVMSKPKSKWRPLPLDTIELEKQGSRKLHINAKEMMRIAERLYTQGLISYPRTETNIFPKELSLEPLVQQQTINRNWGNFAQNLLDSGITPRQGKKSDQAHPPIHPIKYTDTLQGNEAKVYEFVVRHFLACLSKNAEGQETTVEINIAGEKFTANGLQIIAKNYLDVYIYEKWNNKYIHAYEERQVFRPTSIDMVEEKTSAPNLLTEAELIALMDKHGIGTDATHADHIDTIKSRQYVGLTDTQHFLPGKLGIGLVMGYDNMGFQMSKPHLRSDLEKDLQLICQNQKDPNEVLQNQINKYRNVFKVAIERANLIDDSLAQYLDERPTQTEQAVIPQEVVIFKCPKCGSNMVLKDKRQGGGKYISCMGYPSCSNVIWFSEAVINVEASNETCNRCTENIRKLTFKLVRNIMPVYGTSYTTCIGCDTGFSEMLNINMDCVKRTGRANNIEHNNARNTWSSTSTSNTSQSQSIQQQSSSNNTGSARNKNPSLLELTLTSGRPAINQRPNVSQSNNSNRLNTDRDAITNNRENSSYINSYDSNSSSNRSDAPRNSSYVNNTWGNIDNNTEIMCNCHENAIQFTVRKEGPNKGRLFFKCPKPQGTGCNFFLWASDSAEPQNNTTNEQSRISNLNRNNDSHSSRVGTSNNNSRNPYTNDIMCNCNQPARKLTVHKGGPNIGRQFYGCPKGMNSTCNFFKWADEDNDNVDWDDSSARDRNNTTRKRTFQKGNAPKRPKLATKRKCRNCGMEGHTRNRCPEN, encoded by the exons ATGGCTCTTCTCATATTACATAAAGCTCTGAATTATACGATATATTGCGGCTTAAAAAGCGTCAAGAGCAAGGCTCCTGCTGgtgctttttatttattgaggCAGTATTCAAAAAACGTTATGAAGGTACTCAATGTTGCTGAGAAGCCTGATGCAGCTAAAACTATTGCTGGCTACTTGTCAAATGGTACTAGCAGAAGG agggAAGGTTTATCAAAGTACAATAAGATCTTTGAATTTGAAATGGAACTGTGGGGTCAAAGATGCAGTATGGTGATGACATCTGTGTCAGGCCACTTACTAGGCTATGACTTTTCAGGAGCTTATAAACAATGGCAAAGCTGCCATCCATTGAGCTTATTTGATGCTCCAGTATCTAAGCAGTGCTTGGAAGAGAATCATATAAAGATTAAGAATACTTTACAACGTGAAGTAAGGACCTGTAATGTATTGATCATTTGGACAGATTGTGACAGAGAAGGGGAGAACATAGGCTTTGAAATTATTGATGTTTGCCGCTCATTCAAGTCTTCTATTCGTATATATAG AGCAAAATTCTCAGAAATTACAAAACAATCTATCCAAAGAGCTGTACAAAGTTTACAACATCCAGATAAGGCAATGAGTGATGCTGTAGATGTAAGAAGTGAATTAGATTTACGAATTG GTGCTGCATTCACGAGATTTCAAACTTTAAGATTGCAAAAGGTATTTCCCAACACTCTTGGAGATATGCTCATCAGTTATGGAAGCTGTCAGTTTCCAACACTTGGATTTGTAGTTGAGAGATTTTTAGCTATCGAACGATTTAAGTCCGAACCGTATTGGAAGCTAAAAGTGATCGACGATCGCGACGGTATGTCTGTAGAATTCAGATGGGCTAGGGTAAGATTATTTGAGAAAATGCCTTGCCAAATTTTTTTGGACATGTGCCTGGAACAGCCGGAAGCTACGGTGGAGAAAGTAATGTCCAAACCGAAAAGCAAATGGCGACCTTTACCTCTGGACACTATC GAATTGGAGAAGCAAGGTTCGCGCAAGTTGCACATAAACGCGAAGGAAATGATGAGAATAGCAGAAAGATTGTATACTCAAGGTTTAATTAGTTATCCACGTacagaaacaaatatattcCCGAAAGAATTGAGTTTGGAGCCTTTAGTACAGCAGCAAACAATCAATCGGAATTGGGGTAATTTTGcgcaaaatttattagattCTGGAATAACTCCCaggcaaggaaaaaaaagtgatcAAGCGCATCCTCCTATTCATCCTATAAAATATACTGACACTTTACAAG GAAATGAGGCAAAGGTCTATGAATTTGTGGTCCGACATTTTCTCGCTTGCTTATCGAAGAATGCGGAAGGCCAAGAAACAACGGTGGAAATTAATATAGCAGGAGAAAAATTCACGGCTAATGGTCTCCAAATTATAGCAAAGAATTATCTCGACGTGTATATATACGAGAAATGGAACAACAAATATATTCACGCTTACGAGGAGAGACAAGTTTTCCGACCGACGAGCATCGATATGGTAGAAGAAAAAACTTCCGCGCCAAATTTATTAACCGAGGCCGAGTTGATTGCACTAATGGATAAGCATGGTATCGGTACAGACGCTACTCACGCCGATCATATCGATACTATTAAATCCAGGCAATATGTGGGATTAACGGATACCCAGCATTTCTTGCCGGGAAAATTGGGAATTGGCTTAGTCATGGGCTATGATAACATGGGTTTCCAAATGTCCAAGCCACATTTGCGTTCagatttagaaaaagatttaCAACT GATATGCCAAAATCAGAAAGATCCGAATGAAGTGttacaaaatcaaattaataaatatcgtaatGTATTTAAAGTGGCGATAGAACGCGCTAATTTGATAGACGATTCTTTAGCACAATATCTTGACGAGAGACCTACTCAAACCGAACAAGCAGTTATTCCTCAAGAagttgttatatttaaatgtccAAAGTGCGGTTCTAACATGGTTTTAAAAGACAAGCGCCAAGGTGGAGGAAAATACATCTCTTGTATGGGATATCCATCGTGTAGCAACGTAATCTGGTTCTCAGAAGCTGTAATTAACGTGGAAGCTTCGAATGAAACATGCAATCGG tgTACAGAAAACATAcgtaaattaacatttaaattagtCAGAAATATTATGCCCGTGTATGGTACTTCTTACACAACATGTATAGGCTGTGATACTGGATTCAGCGAAATGTTAAACATTAACATGGACTGCGTCAAACGAACTGGAAGAGCGAATAATATCGAGCACAATAATGCAAGGAATACATGGAGCTCGACTTCTACCTCAAATACATCTCAATCGCAAAGTATTCAACAACAGTCATCTTCTAATAATACAGGATCTGCTCGAAATAAGAATCCTAGCTTGCTCGAACTCACCTTAACATCTGGAAGACCTGCAATAAATCAACGTCCTAATGTCTCTCAATCGAATAATTCAAATAGGCTGAATACTGATAGAGACGCAATTACGAATAATAGAGAAAATTCTTCCTATATTAATTCGTATGATTCCAACAGTTCATCGAACAGATCAGACGCGCCCAGAAATTCTAGCTACGTAAATAATACATGGGGTAATATTGACAATAATACTGAGATTATGTGTAATTGTCACGAAAATGCAATCCAATTTACGGTGAGAAAAGAGGGACCAAATAAAG gacgtttattttttaagtgccCTAAACCGCAAGGTACCggatgcaatttttttctgtgGGCATCTGACAGCGCCGAACCTCAAAATAATACAACGAATGAACAATCAAGGATATCTAATCTGAATAGAAATAATGATAGCCACTCCTCTCGCGTTGGTACCTCGAACAATAATTCGAGAAACCCGTATACAAACGATATTATGTGTAATTGTAATCAGCCAGCTCGAAA GTTAACGGTGCATAAGGGTGGTCCTAATATAGGACGACAATTTTATGGGTGTCCTAAAGGTATGAACTCTACctgtaatttctttaaatggGCGGATGAAGATAACGACAACGTAGATTGGGATGACTCCTCTGCAAGAGATAGAAATAATACAACGAGAAAAAGAACCTTTCAAAAAGGTAATGCTCCAAAACGACCCAAACTTGCAACCAAGAGAAAATGTAGAAACTGTGGAATGGAAG GTCACACAAGGAACAGATGTCCAGAAAATTGA
- the March6 gene encoding E3 ubiquitin-protein ligase MARCH6, whose amino-acid sequence MTEDMLGADICRVCRSEGLVDRPLFHPCICTGSIKWIHQECLVQWMRYSRKEYCELCGYRFSFTPIYSPDMPRRLPLRDVVGGLFSSIVTAVKYWLHYTLVAIAWLGIVPLTACRTYRALFSGPLDLVRIMSLPMDILSTENISSDVFHGCFVVTCTLFAFIGLVWLREQILHAGGPDWLERDIQLPPVDNPPQANAQRPQQPQEQRAMPQEVQDNNNVPPFIDPPIPQEGELHNEDQRPMYREVAENLANNPQIGEPEDIARDIQAPAPPAPPLPIRDELGDGGQANAAGGERWARGHAVQAHVLWQAQGEAEEANWNPMEWDRPAEELTWERLLGLDGSLVFLEHVFWVVSLNTLFIMVFAFCPYHIGHFTIAGLGLQEHAAASHFEGLVTTLCGYCVIGVCLVVLHTLAALLGFQRSQRILGLCYVIVKVSLLSVVEIGVLPLVCGWWLDICSLAMFDATLRDRESSFRLAPGTSMFIHWLVGMVYIYYFASFILLLREVLRPGVLWFLRNLNDPDFSPIQEMIHLPILRHVRRLVASAIIFGTAILLMLWLPVKILRWAWPGFLPYTVTVQSEAQVSELSLELLLLQVILPALLEQSHTRTWLKALVRAWCRVVAWMLDLQSYLLRDQTDDPGPAVIEEPQHPDLAAAHQALLQREGPTGFQPYIRPRWFPARLVGLLFCVCVSLVIASLVAMTLPVWLGRRVMALWMVGAPAPSPPVLAPTLTGSDGGETVGSLSGRVHEVYTIACGTYVCWAAARGLALAFSWLPRGRRAIIDRIKHWAILAVKASVAFVLLVGVIPLLFGLLLELVVVVPLRVPLEQNPILFIWQDWALGVLYTKIATAVTMMGPDWRIRLAIERAYNEGIREMDLKFVIKELAAPVICCFGLALAVPYAVAYGIVPLFVTNLQTQILIARRLYPFLLLVNLVCAVICFQIRQFKKLYEHIKNDKYLVGQRLVNYEHRNKSQTQQHQAQRSS is encoded by the exons ATGACGGAGGACATGTTGGGTGCAGACATCTGCAGGGTCTGTCGATCCGAAGGTCTGGTCGACAGGCCCCTGTTTCATCCCTGTATATGTACCGGCAGCATTAAATGGATACATCAGGAATGCTTGGTCCAGTGGATGCGCTATTCGCGCAAGGAGTATTGCGAGCTCTGTGGTTATCGCTTCTCATTCACGCCTATATACAGTCCGGACATGCCACGACGTTTACCACTGAGAGATGTAGTAGGCGGTTTATTTTCTAGCATCGTCACCGCTGTAAAATACTGGCTACATTACACACTGGTGGCAATCGCGTGGCTAGGAATCGTCCCTTTAACGGCGTGCCGCACGTACAGAGCTCTCTTTAGTGGGCCACTCGATTTAGTTCGG ATTATGTCATTACCGATGGATATACTCTCCACCGAAAATATATCGTCTGATGTGTTTCATGGCTGTTTCGTAGTCACTTGCACATTATTTGCATTCATTGGTTTGGTATGGCTACGCGAACAAATTTTACACGCGGGCGGTCCCGACTGGCTTGAGAGAGATATACAGTTACCCCCGGTTGACAATCCGCCGCAAGCAAACGCACAACGACCACAACAACCTCAAGAACAGCGCGCTATGCCGCAAGAAGTCCAGGACAACAATAATGTACCTCCCTTTATCGATCCACCTATTCCACAAGAGGGAGAATTACATAATGAAg atcAACGTCCTATGTATCGAGAAGTAGCAGAAAATTTGGCAAATAATCCACAAATTGGCGAACCTGAGGATATAGCGAGAGACATTCAGGCACCAGCTCCTCCTGCACCTCCTCTTCCAATCAGGGATGAACTTGGCGATGGTGGTCAAGCGAATGCCGCAGGTGGCGAGCGCTGGGCGAGAGGACACGCAGTTCAAGCACATGTATTATGGCAGGCGCAGGGTGAAGCGGAAGAAGCGAACTGGAATCCTATGGAATGGGATAGACCAGCTGAAGAATTAACCTGGGAACGTCTCTTAGGACTGGACGGATCTCTTGTCTTTCTTGAGCATGTATTCTGGGTTGTGTCTCTAAacactttatttattatg gtatTTGCCTTCTGTCCATATCATATTGGTCACTTTACGATAGCGGGATTAGGCCTGCAAGAACATGCAGCTGCATCACATTTTGAAGGTCTGGTGACTACGCTGTGCGGTTATTGTGTGATCGGAGTTTGCCTTGTGGTTCTCCACACACTTGCTGCACTATTAGGCTTTCAGCGCTCCCAGCGAATTTTAGGACTCTGCTACGTTATTGTCAAGGTTTCCTTGCTCTCTGTCGTGGAAATCGGCGTACTTCCATTAGTCTGTGGTTGGTGGTTGGATATTTGCTCATTGGCAATGTTCGACGCTACGCTCAGAGATAGAGAATCCTCGTTCAGACTTGCTCCGGGTACATCCATGTTCATCCATTGGCTAGTGGGAATggtttacatatattattttgcgtcGTTTATTCTCCTTTTACGTGAGGTTCTGCGGCCAGGAGTTCTTTGGTTTTTGCGAAACCTTAACGATCCCGATTTTTCTCCAATACAAGAAATGATACATCTTCCCATACTACGACATGTACGTCGACTAGTCGCATCCGCAATTATATTTGGCACAGCAATTTTACTAATGTTGTGGCTGCCTGTTAAAATTTTGAGATGGGCTTGGCCAGGATTTTTACCTTACACTGTGACCGTACAAAGCGAAGCTCAG gTCAGCGAGCTTTCATTAGAGTTGCTTCTGTTACAAGTAATTCTTCCCGCGTTATTAGAGCAGTCGCACACACGCACATGGCTGAAAGCATTAGTGAGAGCGTGGTGTCGCGTGGTAGCGTGGATGTTGGATTTACAATCATATCTTCTACGAGATCAGACCGACGATCCAGGACCAGCGGTAATCGAAGAACCGCAACATCCGGATTTGGCCGCCGCGCATCAAGCGCTGTTGCAGAGAGAAGGACCCACGGGATTTCAACCTTACATCAGACCGAGATGGTTCCCTGCGAGATTAGTTGGGCTTTTGTTTTGCGTTTGCGTGTCTCTCGTGATCGCTAGTCTAGTCGCTATGACGTTGCCCGTATGGCTCGGACGCAGAGTGATGGCATTGTGGATGGTAGGAGCACCTGCTCCGTCGCCACCTGTATTAGCACCTACGTTAACTGGATCCG atggTGGTGAAACTGTGGGATCTCTGTCCGGAAGGGTACACGAAGTATACACAATAGCCTGTGGAACATACGTATGTTGGGCCGCAGCTCGCGGCTTAGCATTAGCGTTCTCGTGGCTCCCACGCGGCCGAAGAGCCATTATAGATCGAATCAAGCATTGGGCAATTTTGGCCGTGAAAGCTTCGGTAGCGTTTGTACTGCTCGTTGGAGTTATACCACTCTTGTTCGGTCTTCTTCTTGAATTAGTAGTGGTAGTCCCATTGCGTGTCCCGCTAGAGCAAAATCCCATTTTATTCATTTGGCAAGATTGGGCCTTGGGCGTATTATATACGAAGATAGCTACTGCCGTAACAATGATGGGACCGGATTGGCGAATACGTCTCGCCATAGAGCGGGCGTACAACGAAGGAATAAGAGAAATGGATTTAAAGTTTGTCATCAAGGAATTAGCGGCCCCCGTCATATGTTGCTTCGGCCTTGCCCTCGCGGTTCCTTATGCCGTGGCCTACGGAATAGTTCCACTTTTTGTGACTAATCTGCAGACCCAAATCCTTATCGCCAGACGTCTGTATCCTTTCCTTCTTTTAGTAAATTTAGTCTGTGCAGTAATTTGCTTTCAGATACGCCAATTTAAGAAGCTGTATGAGCATATTAAGAACGACAAATATCTAGTAGGACAAAGGCTCGTGAATTATGAGCATCGTAATAAATCACAAACTCAACAGCATCAAGCACAGAGATCGAGCTAA
- the LOC139111069 gene encoding DNA topoisomerase 3-alpha-like isoform X2, translating to MALLILHKALNYTIYCGLKSVKSKAPAGAFYLLRQYSKNVMKVLNVAEKPDAAKTIAGYLSNGTSRRREGLSKYNKIFEFEMELWGQRCSMVMTSVSGHLLGYDFSGAYKQWQSCHPLSLFDAPVSKQCLEENHIKIKNTLQREVRTCNVLIIWTDCDREGENIGFEIIDVCRSFKSSIRIYRAKFSEITKQSIQRAVQSLQHPDKAMSDAVDVRSELDLRIGAAFTRFQTLRLQKVFPNTLGDMLISYGSCQFPTLGFVVERFLAIERFKSEPYWKLKVIDDRDGMSVEFRWARVRLFEKMPCQIFLDMCLEQPEATVEKVMSKPKSKWRPLPLDTIELEKQGSRKLHINAKEMMRIAERLYTQGLISYPRTETNIFPKELSLEPLVQQQTINRNWGNFAQNLLDSGITPRQGKKSDQAHPPIHPIKYTDTLQGNEAKVYEFVVRHFLACLSKNAEGQETTVEINIAGEKFTANGLQIIAKNYLDVYIYEKWNNKYIHAYEERQVFRPTSIDMVEEKTSAPNLLTEAELIALMDKHGIGTDATHADHIDTIKSRQYVGLTDTQHFLPGKLGIGLVMGYDNMGFQMSKPHLRSDLEKDLQLICQNQKDPNEVLQNQINKYRNVFKVAIERANLIDDSLAQYLDERPTQTEQAVIPQEVVIFKCPKCGSNMVLKDKRQGGGKYISCMGYPSCSNVIWFSEAVINVEASNETCNRCTENIRKLTFKLVRNIMPVYGTSYTTCIGCDTGFSEMLNINMDCVKRTGRANNIEHNNARNTWSSTSTSNTSQSQSIQQQSSSNNTGSARNKNPSLLELTLTSGRPAINQRPNVSQSNNSNRLNTDRDAITNNRENSSYINSYDSNSSSNRSDAPRNSSYVNNTWGNIDNNTEIMCNCHENAIQFTVRKEGPNKGRLFFKCPKPQGTGCNFFLWASDSAEPQNNTTNEQSRISNLNRNNDSHSSRVGTSNNNSRNPYTNDIMCNCNQPARKLTVHKGGPNIGRQFYGCPKGMNSTCNFFKWADEDNDNVDWDDSSARDRNNTTRKRTFQKGHTRNRCPEN from the exons ATGGCTCTTCTCATATTACATAAAGCTCTGAATTATACGATATATTGCGGCTTAAAAAGCGTCAAGAGCAAGGCTCCTGCTGgtgctttttatttattgaggCAGTATTCAAAAAACGTTATGAAGGTACTCAATGTTGCTGAGAAGCCTGATGCAGCTAAAACTATTGCTGGCTACTTGTCAAATGGTACTAGCAGAAGG agggAAGGTTTATCAAAGTACAATAAGATCTTTGAATTTGAAATGGAACTGTGGGGTCAAAGATGCAGTATGGTGATGACATCTGTGTCAGGCCACTTACTAGGCTATGACTTTTCAGGAGCTTATAAACAATGGCAAAGCTGCCATCCATTGAGCTTATTTGATGCTCCAGTATCTAAGCAGTGCTTGGAAGAGAATCATATAAAGATTAAGAATACTTTACAACGTGAAGTAAGGACCTGTAATGTATTGATCATTTGGACAGATTGTGACAGAGAAGGGGAGAACATAGGCTTTGAAATTATTGATGTTTGCCGCTCATTCAAGTCTTCTATTCGTATATATAG AGCAAAATTCTCAGAAATTACAAAACAATCTATCCAAAGAGCTGTACAAAGTTTACAACATCCAGATAAGGCAATGAGTGATGCTGTAGATGTAAGAAGTGAATTAGATTTACGAATTG GTGCTGCATTCACGAGATTTCAAACTTTAAGATTGCAAAAGGTATTTCCCAACACTCTTGGAGATATGCTCATCAGTTATGGAAGCTGTCAGTTTCCAACACTTGGATTTGTAGTTGAGAGATTTTTAGCTATCGAACGATTTAAGTCCGAACCGTATTGGAAGCTAAAAGTGATCGACGATCGCGACGGTATGTCTGTAGAATTCAGATGGGCTAGGGTAAGATTATTTGAGAAAATGCCTTGCCAAATTTTTTTGGACATGTGCCTGGAACAGCCGGAAGCTACGGTGGAGAAAGTAATGTCCAAACCGAAAAGCAAATGGCGACCTTTACCTCTGGACACTATC GAATTGGAGAAGCAAGGTTCGCGCAAGTTGCACATAAACGCGAAGGAAATGATGAGAATAGCAGAAAGATTGTATACTCAAGGTTTAATTAGTTATCCACGTacagaaacaaatatattcCCGAAAGAATTGAGTTTGGAGCCTTTAGTACAGCAGCAAACAATCAATCGGAATTGGGGTAATTTTGcgcaaaatttattagattCTGGAATAACTCCCaggcaaggaaaaaaaagtgatcAAGCGCATCCTCCTATTCATCCTATAAAATATACTGACACTTTACAAG GAAATGAGGCAAAGGTCTATGAATTTGTGGTCCGACATTTTCTCGCTTGCTTATCGAAGAATGCGGAAGGCCAAGAAACAACGGTGGAAATTAATATAGCAGGAGAAAAATTCACGGCTAATGGTCTCCAAATTATAGCAAAGAATTATCTCGACGTGTATATATACGAGAAATGGAACAACAAATATATTCACGCTTACGAGGAGAGACAAGTTTTCCGACCGACGAGCATCGATATGGTAGAAGAAAAAACTTCCGCGCCAAATTTATTAACCGAGGCCGAGTTGATTGCACTAATGGATAAGCATGGTATCGGTACAGACGCTACTCACGCCGATCATATCGATACTATTAAATCCAGGCAATATGTGGGATTAACGGATACCCAGCATTTCTTGCCGGGAAAATTGGGAATTGGCTTAGTCATGGGCTATGATAACATGGGTTTCCAAATGTCCAAGCCACATTTGCGTTCagatttagaaaaagatttaCAACT GATATGCCAAAATCAGAAAGATCCGAATGAAGTGttacaaaatcaaattaataaatatcgtaatGTATTTAAAGTGGCGATAGAACGCGCTAATTTGATAGACGATTCTTTAGCACAATATCTTGACGAGAGACCTACTCAAACCGAACAAGCAGTTATTCCTCAAGAagttgttatatttaaatgtccAAAGTGCGGTTCTAACATGGTTTTAAAAGACAAGCGCCAAGGTGGAGGAAAATACATCTCTTGTATGGGATATCCATCGTGTAGCAACGTAATCTGGTTCTCAGAAGCTGTAATTAACGTGGAAGCTTCGAATGAAACATGCAATCGG tgTACAGAAAACATAcgtaaattaacatttaaattagtCAGAAATATTATGCCCGTGTATGGTACTTCTTACACAACATGTATAGGCTGTGATACTGGATTCAGCGAAATGTTAAACATTAACATGGACTGCGTCAAACGAACTGGAAGAGCGAATAATATCGAGCACAATAATGCAAGGAATACATGGAGCTCGACTTCTACCTCAAATACATCTCAATCGCAAAGTATTCAACAACAGTCATCTTCTAATAATACAGGATCTGCTCGAAATAAGAATCCTAGCTTGCTCGAACTCACCTTAACATCTGGAAGACCTGCAATAAATCAACGTCCTAATGTCTCTCAATCGAATAATTCAAATAGGCTGAATACTGATAGAGACGCAATTACGAATAATAGAGAAAATTCTTCCTATATTAATTCGTATGATTCCAACAGTTCATCGAACAGATCAGACGCGCCCAGAAATTCTAGCTACGTAAATAATACATGGGGTAATATTGACAATAATACTGAGATTATGTGTAATTGTCACGAAAATGCAATCCAATTTACGGTGAGAAAAGAGGGACCAAATAAAG gacgtttattttttaagtgccCTAAACCGCAAGGTACCggatgcaatttttttctgtgGGCATCTGACAGCGCCGAACCTCAAAATAATACAACGAATGAACAATCAAGGATATCTAATCTGAATAGAAATAATGATAGCCACTCCTCTCGCGTTGGTACCTCGAACAATAATTCGAGAAACCCGTATACAAACGATATTATGTGTAATTGTAATCAGCCAGCTCGAAA GTTAACGGTGCATAAGGGTGGTCCTAATATAGGACGACAATTTTATGGGTGTCCTAAAGGTATGAACTCTACctgtaatttctttaaatggGCGGATGAAGATAACGACAACGTAGATTGGGATGACTCCTCTGCAAGAGATAGAAATAATACAACGAGAAAAAGAACCTTTCAAAAAG GTCACACAAGGAACAGATGTCCAGAAAATTGA